A single window of Narcine bancroftii isolate sNarBan1 chromosome 1, sNarBan1.hap1, whole genome shotgun sequence DNA harbors:
- the gjc2 gene encoding gap junction gamma-2 protein, whose amino-acid sequence MINMSWAFLTRLLEEIHNHSTFVGKVWLTVLIIFRIVLTAVGGESIYSDEQSKFVCNTKQPGCENVCYDAFAPLSHVRFWVFQIIIISTPSVMYLGYAIHKIARSTEEDKKNKCFKKKKIPTLRWQVHQNSEQTDEDEEEPMIYEDTESEKKEVGNDQKHDGRRRILQEGLMKMYVFQLIFRALFEVGFLLGQYLLYGFEVNPSYVCTRNPCPHTVDCFVSRPTEKTVFLIVMYVVSCLCLILNICEMFHLGFGTIRDVIRSKRRNQNNNRPLPHHYPRNIPSSPPGYNLVVKSDKSTNVPNGLVARGQRLTNVAQDHQSTSPDDNIPPDLAKLHKHLKVAQEQLDIAFQGYNMQENAQKSRTSSPTSGGTVAEQNRVNTAHEKHGTKPKPGSEKGSPSSKSGNGKTSVWI is encoded by the coding sequence ATGATAAATATGAGCTGGGCCTTTTTAACACGTCTTCTTGAAGAAATCCACAATCACTCCACCTTTGTTGGGAAAGTATGGCTTACGGTGCTAATAATATTCCGCATCGTGCTCACAGCCGTTGGAGGGGAATCCATTTATTCTGATGAACAAAGCAAATTTGTCTGTAATACCAAACAGCCTGGATGCGAAAATGTCTGCTATGATGCCTTTGCACCTCTCTCCCATGTGAGGTTCTGGGTTTTTCAGATCATCATAATATCAACTCCATCTGTGATGTACCTTGGCTACGCCATCCATAAAATTGCTAGATCCACTGAAGAAGACAAAAAGAACAAATGCTTTAAGAAGAAGAAAATACCAACCCTACGATGGCAAGTCCACCAAAATTCAGAACAAACTGATGAAGATGAGGAAGAGCCAATGATTTATGAAGACacagaaagtgagaaaaaagagGTTGGCAATGATCAAAAACATGATGGGAGACGACGCATCTTGCAAGAAGGTCTAATGAAAATGTACGTTTTCCAATTGATTTTTAGGGCTCTATTTGAGGTAGGTTTCTTGTTGGGACAATATTTACTGTATGGATTTGAAGTTAATCCATCATATGTCTGCACTAGAAATCCGTGTCCTCACACAGTGGACTGCTTTGTCTCCAGACCTACAGAGAAGACAGTCTTCCTCATTGTAATGTATGTAGTCAGTTGTCTTTGCTTGATTCTTAATATCTGTGAGATGTTTCATCTGGGCTTTGGAACCATTAGAGACGTAATTCGTAGCAAGCGGCGGAACCAGAACAACAATCGACCTTTACCTCACCATTACCCTCGGAACATTCCATCATCACCACCAGGGTACAATCTGGTAGTAAAATCGGATAAGTCCACAAATGTCCCGAATGGTCTTGTTGCTCGGGGGCAACGCTTAACAAATGTAGCCCAAGACCATCAATCCACTAGTCCAGATGACAACATCCCACCTGACTTGGCCAAGCTCCACAAACACCTGAAAGTTGCCCAAGAACAGTTGGACATTGCTTTTCAGGGTTATAATATGCAAGAAAATGCACAGAAATCTAGGACCAGCAGCCCAACATCAGGAGGTACTGTAGCAGAACAGAACCGTGTCAACACAGCCCATGAGAAACATGGAACTAAGCCCAAACCTGGTTCAGAAAAAGGCAGCCCCAGCAGCAAATCTGGAAATGGAAAAACATCTGTTTGGATTTAA